In Argonema galeatum A003/A1, the following proteins share a genomic window:
- the bioF gene encoding 8-amino-7-oxononanoate synthase, whose product MATDPYAWLSKSLATIHRADWYRSVQTIESMPGAIVQLEGQPVINFASNDYLGLAGDERSIDAATAAVKKFGTGSTGSRLLSGHRELHRQLEKAIASLKQTEDALVFSSGYLANLGAIASLVGKRDLILCDRYNHSSLKNGAILSGAKIIEYTHCDIEDLQNQLNKHREKYRRCLILTDSVFSMDGDLCPLPALLNLAEKFSSMVLVDEAHATGVLGANGAGCVEHFNCTGYPLIQIGTLSKALGSLGGYVAGSSALIDFLRNRAKSWIYTTALSPADTAAALEAINIVKQEPQRRAQLWRNVEYLKQLIAQELPHLKLLPSESPILCFHVDNAKAALTVGLQLKTAGIFAPAIRPPTVPTSRIRISVMAIHEPAHIQKLASALRAIL is encoded by the coding sequence ATGGCAACCGATCCTTACGCTTGGCTCTCTAAATCCCTCGCTACGATTCATCGGGCAGATTGGTATCGCTCTGTGCAAACTATCGAAAGTATGCCTGGTGCGATCGTACAGCTAGAGGGTCAACCTGTTATCAATTTTGCCAGTAATGATTATCTGGGTTTGGCGGGAGATGAGCGTTCGATTGACGCTGCAACTGCTGCTGTGAAGAAATTCGGCACTGGTAGCACGGGTTCCCGCTTGCTAAGCGGACATCGGGAACTGCATCGGCAATTGGAGAAAGCGATCGCATCCCTCAAACAAACTGAAGACGCCTTAGTATTCAGTTCCGGGTATCTGGCGAACTTGGGAGCGATCGCATCTCTGGTAGGAAAACGGGATTTAATTCTGTGCGATCGGTACAATCACTCTAGCCTCAAAAACGGTGCAATTCTCAGCGGTGCAAAGATCATCGAATACACTCACTGCGATATCGAAGACTTGCAAAATCAGTTAAATAAACATCGGGAAAAATATCGCCGTTGCCTAATTCTCACCGATAGCGTTTTTAGCATGGATGGCGACTTATGTCCATTACCGGCGTTATTAAATTTAGCTGAAAAATTCAGCAGCATGGTATTAGTTGATGAAGCGCACGCCACCGGAGTTTTGGGCGCAAACGGTGCTGGTTGTGTCGAACATTTTAACTGTACTGGATACCCCCTGATTCAAATTGGCACCCTCAGCAAAGCTTTAGGCAGTTTAGGCGGATATGTCGCCGGTTCATCTGCCTTAATTGACTTCTTGCGTAACCGCGCCAAAAGTTGGATTTACACCACCGCTTTATCGCCTGCCGATACAGCAGCCGCATTGGAGGCAATTAATATCGTCAAACAAGAACCCCAACGCCGCGCCCAATTGTGGCGCAATGTAGAGTACTTAAAGCAGCTGATTGCCCAAGAACTGCCTCACCTAAAACTACTGCCTTCTGAGTCGCCTATTCTCTGCTTTCATGTAGACAATGCCAAGGCAGCGTTAACCGTTGGGCTTCAGTTGAAAACAGCAGGTATTTTTGCCCCCGCTATTCGTCCTCCTACCGTGCCTACAAGTCGGATTCGGATCTCCGTCATGGCAATTCACGAACCAGCGCATATTCAGAAATTGGCGTCAGCCTTAAGAGCGATTTTATGA
- the modA gene encoding molybdate ABC transporter substrate-binding protein, with the protein MKSINFIVSTICTVIFCLWLFSCKPQTAKPVILLVSSATTYQEVLLELGKLYQQEKPNITINYNFGPSIFLKEQIKKGVPVDIFFSVSNTTMDDLQSLGLLIAETRQNLPLTNQLVLIVPQDSTLQISNFKDLINEKIKRVALGQEKLLAGINAKETLTSLGIYDRVKNKGIFAGDDIRQILKAVETKKVDAGITYLTEAKLSDRVKVVAIAPENTHSPIVYNVAVIKGCQNVPEAKEFIQFIKSEKGEAISEKYGFTIIKQSS; encoded by the coding sequence ATGAAAAGTATAAATTTTATCGTTTCGACGATCTGTACAGTAATTTTCTGTTTGTGGTTATTCAGCTGTAAACCACAAACGGCAAAGCCAGTCATTTTATTAGTTTCTTCAGCTACTACCTATCAGGAAGTTTTGTTAGAACTCGGTAAGCTTTACCAACAAGAAAAACCTAATATTACGATAAACTACAACTTCGGGCCTAGTATCTTTCTCAAAGAACAAATCAAAAAAGGAGTACCAGTTGATATTTTTTTCTCTGTTAGCAATACAACAATGGATGATTTACAATCACTGGGTTTACTAATTGCGGAAACTCGTCAAAATCTGCCGCTAACAAACCAGCTAGTCTTAATTGTTCCTCAAGATTCCACCCTGCAAATTTCTAATTTTAAAGACCTGATTAACGAAAAAATCAAGAGAGTAGCTTTAGGCCAGGAAAAGTTATTAGCTGGTATAAATGCAAAAGAAACTCTAACTTCTTTAGGAATTTACGATCGAGTGAAAAATAAAGGTATCTTTGCCGGGGATGATATTCGGCAAATCCTGAAAGCTGTAGAAACAAAAAAAGTAGATGCAGGCATTACCTATTTAACAGAGGCTAAGTTATCCGATCGAGTTAAAGTTGTGGCGATCGCACCCGAAAATACACATTCTCCGATTGTATATAATGTAGCCGTAATCAAAGGGTGCCAGAATGTGCCTGAAGCCAAAGAATTTATTCAATTTATTAAGAGTGAAAAAGGTGAAGCCATATCTGAAAAATATGGATTTACTATAATTAAGCAGTCATCATGA